A genomic segment from Glycine max cultivar Williams 82 chromosome 1, Glycine_max_v4.0, whole genome shotgun sequence encodes:
- the LOC547873 gene encoding peroxidase 64, translating to MAVMVAFLNLIIIFSVVSTTGKSLSLNYYAKTCPNVEFIVAKAVKDATARDKTVPAAILRMHFHDCFVRGCDASVLLNSKGNNKAEKDGPPNVSLHAFYVIDAAKKALEASCPGVVSCADILALAARDAVFLSGGPTWDVPKGRKDGRTSKASETRQLPAPTFNLSQLRQSFSQRGLSGEDLVALSGGHTLGFSHCSSFKNRIHNFNATHDVDPSLNPSFAAKLISICPLKNQAKNAGTSMDPSTTTFDNTYYRLILQQKGLFSSDQVLLDNPDTKNLVTKFATSKKAFYEAFAKSMIRMSSINGGQEVRKDCRMIN from the exons ATGGCTGTCATGGTTGCATTCTTGAATTTGATCATCATCTTTTCAGTAGTCTCTACAACAGGCAAGTCACTGAGCTTAAACTACTATGCAAAAACATGCCCTAATGTGGAGTTCATTGTTGCCAAGGCAGTAAAGGATGCCACTGCTAGGGACAAAACTGTTCCAGCAGCAATTCTGCGAATGCACTTCCATGATTGTTTCGTTCGG GGGTGTGATGCCTCTGTGCTGCTAaattcaaaaggaaacaacaaagCAGAAAAAGACGGGCCACCAAATGTTTCTTTGCATGCATTCTATGTCATTGATGCAGCAAAGAAAGCACTAGAAGCTTCATGCCCTGGTGTGGTCTCTTGTGCTGACATCCTTGCTCTGGCAGCAAGGGACGCAGTTTTTCTG TCAGGAGGACCTACATGGGATGTTCCTAAAGGAAGAAAGGATGGTAGAACATCTAAAGCCAGTGAAACCAGACAATTGCCAGCACCAACCTTCAACTTATCACAACTGCGGCAAAGTTTCTCTCAAAGAGGACTGTCAGGGGAAGACCTGGTAGCTCTGTCAG GGGGGCACACTTTGGGTTTCTCTCACTGCTCATCTTTCAAGAACAGAATCCACAACTTCAATGCAACACATGATGTTGACCCTTCATTAAATCCATCATTTGCAGCAAAACTGATCTCAATTTGTCCACTAAAAAATCAGGCAAAAAATGCAGGCACCTCTATGGACCCTTCAACAACAACTTTTGATAATACATATTACAGGTTGATCCTCCAACAGAAAGgcttgttttcttctgatcaaGTTTTGCTTGACAACCCAGACACTAAAAATCTGGTTACAAAGTTTGCCACCTCAAAAAAGGCTTTTTATGAGGCTTTTGCGAAGTCCATGATCAGAATGAGTAGCATCAATGGTGGACAGGAGGTTAGAAAGGACTGCAGAATGATCAATTAA